From the Fusobacteriaceae bacterium genome, the window CGCCAGATAGGCGGCGGCATCCTCGGACGATTGAACTTCAATGAACATGAATCCAATGAGTGGTATCTCAAAGGAAGTCTGCATACAGGGCAGATCAAAAATCAGTATGACAGCAGAGATTTGCGGGACCTTGCAGGGACAGTCGCCAGTTACGATAAATCCTCATGGTACCTTGGCGGCCATGCTGAACTTGGCACAACCTGGGAGCTATCTGACAAGACAAAACTTGGACTTGGCGGAAAATTCCTGTTTTCCGTGATTGAAAGCGGTACAGTACATCTTGCAACGGGAGACCCCATTGATTTTCGGCACATGATATCGGAACGGGGGCAGTTGGCATTCTCAGCTCAACATAAAATCAGCGATCGAGTCATTCCATACGCGCGGCTGAGCGCAGAATATGAATGGAAAGGCGAGGCATTGGCAACCACCCATGGATATTCATTACCGGCTCCGTCTTTACATGGCGCCTCAGCAGGCATTGAACTTGGAATTATTGCCGAACCCACGGAAAAAATGCCTCTATCCATCCAAACCGGCATCGTTGGCCTGTATGGAAAAAAAGAAGGCTATCTTGGGCAGCTCAAAATCAAATATACGCTGTGATTCGGAAGAACATCCAAATTTAATTTTTCCCCATTGCAAAAGCCGCTAAACCGTGATATAATAAGTCTATATTAACAACCAGGAGGTATAAATATGAAACCGGAAATCTTGTCTTTTGTGAAGGAAAAAACCAATGTGATCGTGAACGCGCCGTCCTGCTGCAAAGAATTGAAGGAAGAGGCGCAGACGTGGCTGAAGGCTGTCGGAACGCCTGAAGAAGCCGCCGAAACAAAAAAATATCTCGCGGAGCTGGAGGAGGACATCCTCCCCATCGACGGTCTGATCGCCTTTGCCGAGTCCGAAACGGGAACGAAAATTTTCGGCGCCGAGCGCGCCAAAGGGGTCGCGGCCCACGCGAAGGAAATCAAGGCTGCCGGAGCGAAATATTGCGATTGCGCGGCATGTGCGGCTGCCGAAGCCATTTTGGAAAAGAAAGGGAGTATTTTGTAGGAAAAAAGTTTTTGACTGAATTTTTGTCGGATTTAACTTGGAGGCGCAGGATATGCGTCTCCTTTTTTTATTCTTCCAACACCCAGTGGGTCCCCTCCACAAGCCGCATCTTCCCTTTGCTGTAGTCATGTCCGCTCTCGGCGTAATCGTAATGGATCGCCTTGCGGATTTTTTCGTAGCGCGGATTCGGATGGGGGATGCTGGAGATCAGGCTTTTCGTATAGGGGTGAACGGGATTTTCAAAGATCTCCTCCCTTGTCCCCGTTTCCAGCAAATAGCCCAAATGCAGGACGCCGATCCGGTTCGAGATGTATTTGACCATGCTCAGGTCGTGGGCGATAAAGAGATAGGCCGTGCCGGTCTCCTGCTGGATGTCCTTCATGAGGTTGACGACCTGGGCCTGAATGGAGACGTCCAAGGCCGAAATACACTCGTCGGCGATGATCATCTTGGGGTTCATAATGAGCGCCCGGGCGATGCCGACCCGCTGCCGCTGCCCCCCGCTGAACTGCATGGGGTAGCGGCTGGCGTGGGCGACGGAAAGTCCCACCTTTTCCAACATGGCGGCGATCTTGTGGTTGCGCTCGTCGCTGTCCCGGTAGAGGCGGTGGATATCGAGGCCCTGCCCGATGATGTCGGAAATCTTCTTTCTGGGGTTCAGGCAGGACATGGGGTCCTGAAAGACCATTTGCATGCTCTGGCGCAATCTTTTGTTCTCCGCGGCCGGCAGTTCCCCCGAGATATCCATGCCGTCAAAGAGGACTTTACCGGCGGTCAACTCGTAGAGCTTGATGATGGCGCGGCCGATGGTGGTTTTCCCCGAGCCGCTCTCTCCCACGAGGCCGTAGGTCTCGCCGGGATAAATCTCAAAATCGACGCCGTTGACGGCTTTAATGGTCAGGCGCCGGTTTATTTTAAAATGTTGTGTCAATCCCTCCACTTTGAGCAGGGGTTCTTCTCGGACACTCATGTTGTTTTCTCCTTTTCCGCCTTCATTCGCAGCATACGGTCGATCATGTTTCGGAGCTCCACCGGCAGTTCCACTTTGGGCGCTTTGGGGTGAAGGAGCCAGGTCGCCGCGCTGTGGGTCTCCGTGATCTTGAACATGGGCGCGTCCAGCCGTCTGTCGATATTGAGGGCGAATTTGTTCCGGGGCGCGAAGGCGTCTCCTTGGATTTCGCCGGTCAGCGTCGGCGGGTTGCCGGGAATGGCGTAGAGCCTGTCCTCGCTTGTCTCGAGGTTTGGCATACTGCTCAAAAGCCCCCAGGTATAGGGATGACGCGGATCGTAAAAGATTTCGTCGGCCGTTCCCTTTTCGACGATCTTCCCCGCGTACATGACGTTGACGAAGTCCGCCACCTTCGCCACAACGCCCAAATCATGGGTGATGTAAATTACCGAAATGCCGCGCTCTTTCTGGACGTGTTTGATGAGCTCGAGGATTTTTGCCTGTATCGTGACGTCGAGAGCCGTCGTGGGTTCGTCGCAAATGAGCAGCTCCGGATCGCAGGCCAGGGCAATGGCGATGACGACGCGCTGGCGCATACCGCCCGAAAGCTGATGGGGGTAATTCTTAAAACGGTTGACGGGATCGGGGATGCCCACGAGGTCCAGCAATTCAAGCGCTTTGGCCTTTGCCCGGTCCTTGGGCGTCCCGAAATGGGCGATCATGCCCTCCATAATTTGCTTTCCGATGGACATCGTCGGATCGAGAGAAGTCATGGGGTCCTGAAAGATCATGGCGATCCGCCTCCCGTTGATTTCCCGGGCGATGCGCTTGGGTCCCATTTTCAACAAATCGAGGGTAACGGGATCCTGTCCCCGAGGATTGTAGGTAAATTCCATGGTTCCGGAATTGATCACGCCATTTTTGGCCAAAATGCCCATGGCCGCCTTGACGGTGACGCTCTTGCCGGAGCCGCTCTCCCCCACTATGGCCACGGTCTCGCCGCGCCAGACGTCAAGATCGACGCCCCGAATGGCGTGTACGATGCCGCCCACGGTCTTGAAGGAAATATTCAGATTGCGTATGGTCAGGATTTTTACCCGCTCTTCCATGGGAAACCGCTCCTCTCAAAAAGCTTCTCTATCTGTCCCGCAGCGTGGGGTCAATGGCGTCGCGCAGGCCGTCGGCCAAAAGATTGAAACTCAGCATCAACAGCGCCAGCACTATGGTCGGAAAGATGATCATATAGGGATGTGTCGTAAAACTCTTGAAGGCTTCGGAGATCAGGGAGCCCAAACTCGCCATGGGCGCGGGCACTCCGAGGCCGATAAAGGCCAGAAAGGCTTCGGTAAAAATCGCGTTGGGAATGGAGAACATCGTATTCGTCAGCAATTGCCCGAAGATATTGGGGAGTATTTCCCGGAAAATGATAAAGAAATTCGGCGCTCCCAGCGTCCGGGAAGCCAGCACGAATTCCTGCTCCTTCAGCCGCAGCATCTGGGCCCTGGCGATTCTGCTCATGCCGATCCAGCCCGTGATCATCAGGGCAAAGGTAATCGTCGAAAGGCCGGGCTTCATGACGATAATCAGAAGCGTCACAATGACAAGGTTGGGAATGCCGTTGACAACCTCGACGAAACGCTGCATGGCCATATCGGTTTTCCCGCCGAAATAGCCTGAAATAAGGCCGTAACTGAGCCCGAAGAGCATATCCACAATAACCGCCACGAGGGCGATATAAAGCGAGATCCGGGTGCCGGTCCACGTGCGGGTCCAGATATCGCGGCCCAGCGTGTCAGAACCGAACCAGTAATACGTGTCGGGCAGATTTTTTTCTTTGTAGCGGTTGACTTCCTTGACGCCACGGGACATCTGCATGGTCTCGCTGCCGTCAAAAATCCCCCATTTTTCGAGGGCTTTGACCCGCGGCGCGAAATTTTGCTCGGCGATCCGCTGGCTGTTGTAGGTGTAGTCGCTCATGACGGGCCCTACCAGGGCCATGATGACAATACAGAGGATAATCACGAGTCCGGTGACCGCGCCGATATTTTTCCGGAAGCGCATGAAAGCCTCCCGCCAAAAACCGACGGACTCGTAAAGTTTATCGATATGGGCTTCTTCCGCCGCGCCGACCAGCTCGAAATCGTCGGGCAGAAAGCTGATGTTTTCCAGATCTTTTTCCGTCATCGTGGCCTCCTCAATCCCTGGCCAGCCGGATTCGCGGATCAATGAGCCCATAGAGAATATCGAGGAGCAGCATGATCCCGATGTACATGGCGCTGTAAATAAAGGCGATGGCGATCGTCACGTTGTAGTCGTTCCCCTGGATGGAGGCGATCATCAGCGAGCCCACGCCGGGGATCGAAAAGATCTTCTCCACGACGAGGGAACCGGTCATAAGCCCCACGATCAGCGGCGCCAGTACCGTAATAATGGGAATGAGCGCGTTTCTCAGGGCGTGGCGAAACACGAGCCTCGCGCCCGTTATCCCCTTGCTGCGCACAAACATCATATAATCGCTGTCCAGCACCTCGATCATTTCCCCCCGGGTAAAGCGCGAAATACTGGCCAGTGTAAACATCGAAAGGGCGATCGTGGGAAGGACGGATGAAAAAAACCCGCGACTCGTCTGATAGAGCATCGGGAACCATTTGATCTTGAAGCCCAGCGTGTAGGAAAGCGCCAGCGCGAACACGTAGGAGGGCAGACTTACCCCCAGGACGGAAATCACCGTGCACAGCGTGTCCATCACGGTCCCCCGCTTGAAGGCGGCCAGAAGGCCCAGCAGAAACCCGATCAGAGCCCCGAAGGAAACGGCTTGGAAACCGATCCGGACGCTGACGGGCAGTCTGTTTTTCAAAAGCAGCGTGATCGGCGTATTTTTGCTGATGGCGTAGGAAACGCCGAGGTCGCCTGTCACCATGTGACCCACATATTTGACGAACTGCACGGGAACAGGCTTGTCGAGCCCGTATTTTTCATAGAGGATGGCAAGCTGGTCTTTCGTGAGTTTTTCGTCGTTGAAGGGCGAGCCGGGCATGAGCCGCAGCATCAAAAACAGGATAAACAGAATGGTCAGAAGCGTCGCTACGCTGATGGCAAGCCGTTTTAAAACATACTTCCTCATGGGTCTCCCTCGAACAGAAACAGACTTTGCGGGGCGTGGGACTACCCCGCAAAGCCGTTTTTTATCCTTGATTTTCCTTTATTCTTTCACAACGTCCTTGTATACGCGGCCGCCCATCAAATGATAGGCCATGCCTTTAATGTTGCTCTTGACGAGAGCGGCGTCGGAATTCTGATAAATGGGCATAATTACCACATCGTCGGCGGAAATCTTTTCCGCTTTTTTGAGTTCTTCCCAGCGGGCGTTGATGTCCGTGGCGAGCTTTCCCTTCTTGGCGTCCACGATCATGGCGTCATAGGCGGGGTTGCTGTACTTTCCATAGTTGTAGGGAGAATCGGTGATCCACATATCGAGATAGGTCATGGGATCGGCGTAGTCGGGACCCCAGCGGGTCAGACCCAGTTCGTATTCGCCGTTCTGCATGCGGAGCAACCGGTTCTTCTTGGGCATTACCTCAAGCGTAATCGTGAGTCCCGGCAGATTCGTCTGCAGCTGTTCCTGCAGGAATTGGGCCACGTTCTGAGCCGATTCCGTATCCTCTACGACCATGCTGAATTTCAGTTCTTTGACGCCCAGTTCCTTGAGGCCCGCTTCCCAGTTCTTCTTGGCCGCGGCCACGTCATAGGAATTGTAGGTCGGGGAGGTCTCGCGGAAATCCTTGCCGTCGGGGCCGATGGCCAGCCGTACGGGCACGTTGTAATCGGCCACGAGGGATCCGTCTTTCAGGATGATCTCCACGACGGCTTTCTTGTCGAAAGCCTGGGCCATGGCTTTCCGGATATTGAGGTTGTCGAGTCCCTTCGTCTTCAGGTTGGGGCTGATGTACCAGAGATAGCCTCTCTGTACTTTGATGAATTCGGGATCGTCTACGAACTGCTCGGCCTGTTCGCCGTGCAGGGTCATGACGTCGATATCCCCGTTCTGATAGCTCAAAACGGCCTGCTGGCTGTCTTTGATGACTTGATAGTTTATGCCTGACAGGGCAACTTTGTCTTTTTTGTAATATTTTTCGTTCTTGACCAGTTTGAAGCTTGTGGCGGCCGGTTCATACTCGGAAAGCACGAACATGCCGTTGCTCAGGTAGGTCGCGGCGCTTGTGCCGAAATTGCCGCCCGCTTCGTTGTAGAACTTCTCGTTGACCGGGAAGAAGGGCGGGAAGAACATCAGGCTTTCGAAATAGGGCACGGGTACGTCCAGCACCACTTCCAGCGTCTTGTCGTCCAGGGCTTTCACGCCGAGTTCCGTCGGGGCCAATTCGCCCTTCGTGATGGCTTGGGCATTTTTGACGCCCGCCGTCTCCATGATAAAGTTGTATTCGGAAGCGGTCTTGGGATCGACGAGTCTTCTCCACGCGAATACGAAGTCATGGGCGGTCACGGGGGTCCCGTTTGACCACACGGCCTCATCGGCCAGCTTGAAGGTGTACTTCAGGCCGTCGGGGCTTTTTTCCACGGATTTGGCGATATTGGGCCGGTACATGCCGTCGGCGTCCAAGCCGTACAGCCCGTCGACCAGTTGCCGGATAACCTCAAAGGACGTGCCGTCAGTGGCGATCTGCGGATCCAACGAGGCCACTTCGACGTCGATCATGACATTGAGGGCTTTGCCGGCGGCGCTGAGTTTCTGTCCCGTCAACATAAAAAACGCCAGGGACATGACCAGGGCGGTCAGCGGAGTGAATAATTTTGTCCATCTCTTCATAAATTCCTCCTTGTATTTTTGGGGTTTGTGTTTCAAAGTGATTATAGTTCAGTATAAATGTACGGCGAAAATATGTCAAGCAAATTTCTCTTTTTTCCACAGAATGCGTCCCGCTTTTTCTGTTTTAACGCTTTTTGTGCGAATCAGACACAAAAATTTTGATATGATTATAAAATTGCAAAATATAGCGGATTGAATGTGTTTCATTTCAGGAAAACCGCCGTCGCTTGCTTGCCGTAGGGGGTTTTCAGCATCTGCTCAAAGATTTTCATGACCATCAGCGCGTCGTAGCCGCTTTGGTGAAAGGTCCCTTCGTCTTCCGGAAGCCGGATATGGTAAAAGGCGGCCGTTTCCGCCAGATTCGGCCATTTCGGCGTCCCGGGCTTTGAGGATGGGGCCTTGACGGCCATGAGGTTGCCCTTCATCGTGCAAAAGGTCTTTTTCAAGGTTTTTCGCAAAAACGCCCGGTCAAAATCAATATTGTGCGCCACATAGCGGTTGCAATCGGCGGAAAAAGCCTCGAAAGCCTCCTGATCATCCTGAAAATACTTCGGATAGGGGCAGTTCTTTCCTCGCAGCCTTTGGATCGTCGGTCCGTCGAGATGATTGACCCGTATGGCCCCCCAGTTGAAGGGCTCCACGGGAAAGTAGTAGCGCTCAAATTTATCCGTCAGCTCCACCCAGCCCGTTTCCGGATCCACGAGCCCTTTGAGAGCCGAGATCGAAAGGACGCTGCTCTTGTAGCTGATCCCGTTTGTCTCCGTATCGAAAAAAATCACGACGCGGCTGCCGGAATTTTCTTCCATGCCTTCACTTCCTTTACTGCCTATCGTTTCAGCGATTTTTCGTAGACGTATTTGGCTGCCGCCACATCTTCCACGGCGAGGCCCAGGGCCTCGAAAATCGTGATGTCTTCGGAGGTCTTTCTTCCCGCAAGATCGGGTTTCGTCAAAAGATCGCCCAATTCTCCCAGAAAATGGCTGTCGCCAAAGAGCCCCTCGCCTTTGGGAATCAGGAAATCGCCGGCCTCGGCCATGACGGATTCGAGATAATCGCCGAAAAAGCGCCCCGCCGCCGCCAGGTCAGAGCCGATCTCCCGGTCTGTCTTGATGCTCGCGCCCACGGCGTTGATATGAACGCCGGGCTTGACGTCCTTGAGGTACAAAACCGGCGTCTTGGAGGGACTGACCGTGCAGATGATATCGGCGTCTTTGGCCGCTTCGGCCGGACTTGCGACGGATTTAACCGGAATACCATGCTTCGCCGTCATTTCTTCCGCAAAGGCCGCGGCCGAACCGGCGTTGAGGTCATAGACCGCCGACGACGTCAGAGGCCGCACGCAAAGGATAGCCTCCAGATGGGAGCGCGCCTGGGCCCCCGCGCCGATAAAAGCCGCCGTTTTGGCGTCCTTGCGGGCGAGAATGTCCGTGGCCACGGCGCTCACGGCCCCTGTCCGGATCCGCGTGATGGCGTCTCCGTCCACCATGGCCAGCGGTTCCCCGTATTTCGAGCCGTAGAGCAGGACGGAGCCCTGGTGGGAGGGAAAATTCGTCCCGATGTTGCTGTTGAAGATCGTGATAACCTTGCAGCCGAAATATTCCCCGTCGTAGTACCCGGGCATGAGGCCGAGGATGTTCCCGTCGGGGAGCCGCACATAGGTCCGCAGATATTGAACGCTCGTTTTTTCCGCCAGTTTGACGAAGGCCTCCCGCATGAGCGCGATACACTCCGCCATAGGCAGTAATTTCGTCGTTTCGTTGTAATCAATGATTTTCACGCCGTCCTCCTTTTATGCCGTAATCGTTCAAATGCCGGCTGCCGCCAGCGCCTGACGGATATCGGCGATCAAGTCCTCCGTATCCTCGAGGCCCACGGAAAGCCGGAAAAATCCCTTGTGAAATTCCTCG encodes:
- a CDS encoding ATP-binding cassette domain-containing protein, producing the protein MSVREEPLLKVEGLTQHFKINRRLTIKAVNGVDFEIYPGETYGLVGESGSGKTTIGRAIIKLYELTAGKVLFDGMDISGELPAAENKRLRQSMQMVFQDPMSCLNPRKKISDIIGQGLDIHRLYRDSDERNHKIAAMLEKVGLSVAHASRYPMQFSGGQRQRVGIARALIMNPKMIIADECISALDVSIQAQVVNLMKDIQQETGTAYLFIAHDLSMVKYISNRIGVLHLGYLLETGTREEIFENPVHPYTKSLISSIPHPNPRYEKIRKAIHYDYAESGHDYSKGKMRLVEGTHWVLEE
- a CDS encoding peptide ABC transporter substrate-binding protein; amino-acid sequence: MKRWTKLFTPLTALVMSLAFFMLTGQKLSAAGKALNVMIDVEVASLDPQIATDGTSFEVIRQLVDGLYGLDADGMYRPNIAKSVEKSPDGLKYTFKLADEAVWSNGTPVTAHDFVFAWRRLVDPKTASEYNFIMETAGVKNAQAITKGELAPTELGVKALDDKTLEVVLDVPVPYFESLMFFPPFFPVNEKFYNEAGGNFGTSAATYLSNGMFVLSEYEPAATSFKLVKNEKYYKKDKVALSGINYQVIKDSQQAVLSYQNGDIDVMTLHGEQAEQFVDDPEFIKVQRGYLWYISPNLKTKGLDNLNIRKAMAQAFDKKAVVEIILKDGSLVADYNVPVRLAIGPDGKDFRETSPTYNSYDVAAAKKNWEAGLKELGVKELKFSMVVEDTESAQNVAQFLQEQLQTNLPGLTITLEVMPKKNRLLRMQNGEYELGLTRWGPDYADPMTYLDMWITDSPYNYGKYSNPAYDAMIVDAKKGKLATDINARWEELKKAEKISADDVVIMPIYQNSDAALVKSNIKGMAYHLMGGRVYKDVVKE
- a CDS encoding ABC transporter permease; its protein translation is MTEKDLENISFLPDDFELVGAAEEAHIDKLYESVGFWREAFMRFRKNIGAVTGLVIILCIVIMALVGPVMSDYTYNSQRIAEQNFAPRVKALEKWGIFDGSETMQMSRGVKEVNRYKEKNLPDTYYWFGSDTLGRDIWTRTWTGTRISLYIALVAVIVDMLFGLSYGLISGYFGGKTDMAMQRFVEVVNGIPNLVIVTLLIIVMKPGLSTITFALMITGWIGMSRIARAQMLRLKEQEFVLASRTLGAPNFFIIFREILPNIFGQLLTNTMFSIPNAIFTEAFLAFIGLGVPAPMASLGSLISEAFKSFTTHPYMIIFPTIVLALLMLSFNLLADGLRDAIDPTLRDR
- a CDS encoding autotransporter domain-containing protein; amino-acid sequence: RQIGGGILGRLNFNEHESNEWYLKGSLHTGQIKNQYDSRDLRDLAGTVASYDKSSWYLGGHAELGTTWELSDKTKLGLGGKFLFSVIESGTVHLATGDPIDFRHMISERGQLAFSAQHKISDRVIPYARLSAEYEWKGEALATTHGYSLPAPSLHGASAGIELGIIAEPTEKMPLSIQTGIVGLYGKKEGYLGQLKIKYTL
- a CDS encoding ABC transporter permease produces the protein MRKYVLKRLAISVATLLTILFILFLMLRLMPGSPFNDEKLTKDQLAILYEKYGLDKPVPVQFVKYVGHMVTGDLGVSYAISKNTPITLLLKNRLPVSVRIGFQAVSFGALIGFLLGLLAAFKRGTVMDTLCTVISVLGVSLPSYVFALALSYTLGFKIKWFPMLYQTSRGFFSSVLPTIALSMFTLASISRFTRGEMIEVLDSDYMMFVRSKGITGARLVFRHALRNALIPIITVLAPLIVGLMTGSLVVEKIFSIPGVGSLMIASIQGNDYNVTIAIAFIYSAMYIGIMLLLDILYGLIDPRIRLARD
- a CDS encoding 3'-5' exonuclease, encoding MEENSGSRVVIFFDTETNGISYKSSVLSISALKGLVDPETGWVELTDKFERYYFPVEPFNWGAIRVNHLDGPTIQRLRGKNCPYPKYFQDDQEAFEAFSADCNRYVAHNIDFDRAFLRKTLKKTFCTMKGNLMAVKAPSSKPGTPKWPNLAETAAFYHIRLPEDEGTFHQSGYDALMVMKIFEQMLKTPYGKQATAVFLK
- a CDS encoding ABC transporter ATP-binding protein gives rise to the protein MEERVKILTIRNLNISFKTVGGIVHAIRGVDLDVWRGETVAIVGESGSGKSVTVKAAMGILAKNGVINSGTMEFTYNPRGQDPVTLDLLKMGPKRIAREINGRRIAMIFQDPMTSLDPTMSIGKQIMEGMIAHFGTPKDRAKAKALELLDLVGIPDPVNRFKNYPHQLSGGMRQRVVIAIALACDPELLICDEPTTALDVTIQAKILELIKHVQKERGISVIYITHDLGVVAKVADFVNVMYAGKIVEKGTADEIFYDPRHPYTWGLLSSMPNLETSEDRLYAIPGNPPTLTGEIQGDAFAPRNKFALNIDRRLDAPMFKITETHSAATWLLHPKAPKVELPVELRNMIDRMLRMKAEKEKTT